The DNA sequence GCTGCAGGGATCGGGCAAAACAACATTTGCAGGTAAGCTTGCACTGTTTCTGAAAAAAAAGAGTAAAAGCCCTCTGCTTGTAAGTGTTGATGTATACCGCCCCGCAGCAATTGAACAGCTTAAAGTTCTGGGACGGTCTGCCGGGATAGAAGTTTTTGACAGCAAAGAGAATATGGCGCCTGCTGAAATTCTCAGTAATTCTGTCGAATATGCAAGAAAAAATGGGTTTGATACTCTGGTTCTTGATACAGCAGGACGTCTTCATATAGATCAGAAGATGATGGAGGAGTTAAAACAGCTTAAGGAAGCTGTTAAACCTGTTGAGGTGTTGTTCGTTGCTGATAGCATGACAGGACAGGATGCGGTTAATTCAGCAGCAGCATTTTTGAAAGACCTGGATTTTACAGGTGTCGTACTATCCAAGATGGATGGTGATGCCAGAGGAGGTGCTGCTCTGTCTGTTAAAGCTGTGACAGGCAGATATATAAAATTTATTTCAAACGGAGAAAAATTAGACACTCTTGAACCTTTTTATCCGGAGAGGATGGCATCACGCATTCTTGGGATGGGGGATGTTGTTACCCTTGTGGAAAAGGCTCAGGAAGCAGCTGATCTTAAAAAGAGCGAGCGTCTTGCAAAAAAGTTAAAACGTAATGAGTTTACTCTTGAAGATTTTTTGGATCAGTTAAATCAGGTACGGAAGATGGGGCCTTTAGATCAGCTGGCAGGAATGATTCCCGGAGTCGGGAAGCAGATGAAAGGCCTTCAGGTAGATGAGTATGCACTGATCCGTATTGAAGCTATAATAAATTCAATGACTTTTGAAGAAAGGCGCAGCCCTGCAATTATCGGAGGAAGCAGAAGAAAGCGTATAGCAGACGGAAGCGGAACTTCGGTTCAGGATGTGAACCGGCTTTTAAAGCAGTTTAAAATGATGCAGAAAATGGTTAAACAGATGAGTCGTTTTCGTCCCCGAATGATTCCTGGCGGAATTCCAATGGGATGATACATTGGCTACGAAACGATAAACACGCAAAAAGAGGAGGTTTTCTTTGGCAGTAAAGATACGATTAACGAGGATGGGGAGGAAGAAAAAACCCTTCTACCGTATTGTGGTGATGGATACACGCGCCAAAAGAGACGGAAAATATATTGAAAGACTTGGTATCTATAATCCGATGGTTAATCCTCCGGATATAAGAATAGATGAGGAAAGAGTCGGATACTGGATTGATACGGGTGCGTTAATTTCAGATACAGTTAACAGCCTTCTGAAAAAGAAGGGTATTATTCATAAACGCTATCTTAAAAAGAAAGGGCTCAGTGAAGGCGAGATTGATGAGGAGATGAAGAAGTGGGAAGTCCTTCAAATTGAGAGAGAAAGACGTTTGGCAAAAGAGGCCGAATTAAAAGGCAAGCAAAAGAAAGTAGAAGAGCCTGAAGAGGCAAAGGCAGAAGAAACCGGAGCTGAAGAAGTCAAAAAAGAAGAAGCCGAGGTAGAAGAGGCCAAAGCAGAAGAAGTCAAGAAAGAAGAAGTCAAGAAAGAAGAAACCAAAGTGGAAGAAACATCAAAAGAAGAACCAGTTCCTTCCGCAGAAGAAGTAAAAGAAACAGTTGATGCGGCTGAAGAAAAGCCGCCTGAAAATAAAACGGTTGAACCAGAGCAGGATACGGTTGACCAACAGCAAGAGTTAGATAAGCAACAAGAGCAAAATTAGAGAGTAACGGCGGATGTTCTGTCCCTGCCTAGTAGAGCAGGAACTTTATCAGCAATAGTCCGATGTTAAACTTCCTGTTGATTTTGGCGGGGAATTTGTGAACAATCTGGACGGATGCGAAAGTGAAAAAGGAGGGAAAGATGAAGGAATTCATCGAATTTATCGCAAAGCACTTAGTTGACAATCCTGAAGCTGTTGATGTGACCGAAGTAGAAGGAGAGAAAACAACTGTTTATGAGCTTCGTGTTGGCGATGGAGATCTCGGTAAAGTTATAGGCCGGAAAGGTCAGACCGCCAAATCGATGAGGACTTTGCTGGCTGCAGCGTCTGCCAAAAGAGGGAAAAGAGCAGTACTGGAAATTCTTGAATAGTTCACTTAAACAAAGAAGCGGGGTATTTAAAGTCGTTGGTTTCTATAGGTGTTATCTCAAAGCCGCATGGTATTAAAGGAGAAGTTCGTGTGCATCCTTTAATAGATTGTCTGGATATTATTAAGGCCGGCACAGAATGCAGATTAAATGTTGATGGAAATGAGCGCACTGTAGAAATTATGCAAGCCAGGCTTCATAGTGATGTGTTGATTGTTAAAATCAAAGAAGTGAACGACAGGAACGAAGCGGAATCCCTGCGTGGTGCTGAATTCGTCATTAGTGAAGATGAATTGCCAGAGAGGGGTGATGGCTCTTTTTATGCATTTCAGCTCATCGGCCTGAAAGTTGTTGCAGTTGACGGCCGGAATATCGGTGTTGTAACTGATATTATGGAAACTCCGGGGCAGATGACTTATGTGATTGATGCCGAAGGTAAAGAGGTGCTGATCCCTGCAGTAGAGGAGTTTGTCAAAGATGTTAATTTAAATACTGGTGTGATAAAAATACTCCCTATTGAAGGGTTGATTGACTAGTATGAGAATTGATGTAGTAACACCGTTTCCAGGTA is a window from the bacterium genome containing:
- the ffh gene encoding signal recognition particle protein, which translates into the protein MFEELIEKLDASVRNIRGVGKITERNIDEPLRMMRRALLEADVNYKVAKDFIQAVKEEALGAEVAPKISPGQQLVKIVHNELTALLGGESAPLREGNIPPSVIMIAGLQGSGKTTFAGKLALFLKKKSKSPLLVSVDVYRPAAIEQLKVLGRSAGIEVFDSKENMAPAEILSNSVEYARKNGFDTLVLDTAGRLHIDQKMMEELKQLKEAVKPVEVLFVADSMTGQDAVNSAAAFLKDLDFTGVVLSKMDGDARGGAALSVKAVTGRYIKFISNGEKLDTLEPFYPERMASRILGMGDVVTLVEKAQEAADLKKSERLAKKLKRNEFTLEDFLDQLNQVRKMGPLDQLAGMIPGVGKQMKGLQVDEYALIRIEAIINSMTFEERRSPAIIGGSRRKRIADGSGTSVQDVNRLLKQFKMMQKMVKQMSRFRPRMIPGGIPMG
- the rpsP gene encoding 30S ribosomal protein S16: MAVKIRLTRMGRKKKPFYRIVVMDTRAKRDGKYIERLGIYNPMVNPPDIRIDEERVGYWIDTGALISDTVNSLLKKKGIIHKRYLKKKGLSEGEIDEEMKKWEVLQIERERRLAKEAELKGKQKKVEEPEEAKAEETGAEEVKKEEAEVEEAKAEEVKKEEVKKEETKVEETSKEEPVPSAEEVKETVDAAEEKPPENKTVEPEQDTVDQQQELDKQQEQN
- a CDS encoding KH domain-containing protein — encoded protein: MKEFIEFIAKHLVDNPEAVDVTEVEGEKTTVYELRVGDGDLGKVIGRKGQTAKSMRTLLAAASAKRGKRAVLEILE
- the rimM gene encoding 16S rRNA processing protein RimM — its product is MVSIGVISKPHGIKGEVRVHPLIDCLDIIKAGTECRLNVDGNERTVEIMQARLHSDVLIVKIKEVNDRNEAESLRGAEFVISEDELPERGDGSFYAFQLIGLKVVAVDGRNIGVVTDIMETPGQMTYVIDAEGKEVLIPAVEEFVKDVNLNTGVIKILPIEGLID